A DNA window from Calliphora vicina chromosome 1, idCalVici1.1, whole genome shotgun sequence contains the following coding sequences:
- the LOC135949617 gene encoding glycosaminoglycan xylosylkinase homolog — translation MNKRTVIIVALVSVLCLGIGGNFYFMYYLNNAEAPLSSTRALENVIRSKIRHLKPAYLNRNPRFFMYRNKLLKNYKPASYENASVLWDIANWWPHENEIYPQYDSSMGQLLQTLRLEPITKVNNLARGTQLKLLVRLSNQQKVIFKPQWYPRDIVIEGPVYGGKDRHVAEVYAFYLGAVLDFRWTPIVVGRVVNLKTEIYEKGDTELQNTMTITEGENGTEQYCLFGKCHYCNEEETVCADENNNIEGVLIYIIPGQLAKRRSPWQRTYKDDKRAPWEDDMNYCKGLKGKLETERLLDLIDVAIFDYLIQNGDRHHYETREERVVLIDNGKAFGNPIKDHLDILAPLYQCCLLRASTWERLQVFSGGVLTELVDRLTKADALYPLLTDKHKRGVERRLLVVFAVVEYCMDREGEKMFKNL, via the exons ATGAATAAACGTACCGTTATTATTGTAGCTCTTGTGAGCGTCCTGTGTTTGGGCATTGgtggtaatttttattttatgtattatttaaataatgccGAAGCACCACTTTCCAGCACACGTGCCTTAGAAAATGTTATACGCTCCAAGATACGCCATCTAAAGCCAGCCTATTTAAATCGTAATCCTCGTTTCTTTATGTATCGCAATAAATTGCTGAAGAACTACAAACCGGCATCGTATGAAAATGCTTCTGTTTTGTGGGATATTGCTAATTGG TGGCCTCATGAAAATGAAATATATCCACAATATGATTCATCTATGGGACAACTACTGCAAACATTGCGTTTGGAACCAATCACCAAAGTCAATAATTTAGCAAGAGGCACACAGTTGAAACTCCTTGTACGTTTATCGAATCAGCAAAAAGTCATATTTAAGCCACAATGGTATCCACGTGACATTGTCATCGAAGGTCCTGTATATGGCGGCAAGGATCGTCATGTGGCCGAAGTGTACGCTTTTTATCTGGGTGCAGTTTTAGACTTTCGCTGGACACCGATTGTTGTGGGAAGAGTAGTGAATTTAAAAACggaaatttatgaaaaaggTGATACAGAACTACAAAATACAATGACCATAACAGAGGGAGAAAACGGAACCGAACAATATTGTCTCTTTGGCAAATGTCACTATTGCAATGAGGAGGAGACTGTGTGTGcagatgaaaataataatattgaagGAGTTTTAATTTACATTATACCGGGTCAATTAGCTAAAAGACGATCACCCTGGCAGAGGACGTATAAAGACGATAAAAGGGCACCATGGGAAGATGACATGAACTATTGCAA GGGTTTAAAAGGCAAATTGGAGACGGAAAGACTTTTAGATTTAATAGATGTTGCCATATTTGACTATCTAATACAAAATGGAGATCGACATCACTACGAAACACGAGAAGAACGTGTGGTACTGATAGATAATGGTAAAGCATTTGGAAATCCGATCAAAGATCATTTGGATATTTTAGCGCCTCTGTATCAATGTTGTTT ATTACGTGCTTCCACATGGGAACGTTTACAAGTGTTTTCGGGTGGCGTTCTTACCGAATTGGTGGATCGTTTAACAAAAGCCGATGCTTTGTATCCATTACTAACAGACAAACATAAGCGTGGCGTAGAACGGCGTCTGTTAGTCGTATTTGCCGTAGTTGAGTACTGCATGGACCGCGAaggtgaaaaaatgtttaagaatttataa